Proteins from one Flavobacterium branchiarum genomic window:
- a CDS encoding tetratricopeptide repeat-containing sensor histidine kinase produces the protein MKTLSRILVCLFLILSFFSCKKKENVLFNKINIDNLSENKKEQYLDSILDLLKIKKNDSVVRNLYLSISNGYYNLNKLEKSLPPSLKALELSTQANDSTRMAKALYFIGDSYRSSKKDSAYYYYLQAEKIYYKLTDYDNTARMLFSKAYVLFFDGNYIECEVEISKALKFLKNSKDLSLIYSCNALLGNCLEKLANYDKALVYHQIALDKLEMMKLSNIDKNVINKYYVASTINICNLYDLKGEYSKSIQKLQSILTKDLEEKSPIIYAATLSNLAYSKMKNGQYDNVYPMLLKAEKIAEKIGDESDILYKKINIGKYFLTQKDTLKAIEILKEANKLAIKIKNGTEILTSSKLLSDIDKKNRTYYTNKYINLSDSINTVQKNAHNKYARIEYETSRIEDENKVLTKKNLYLLIGSFVVLLLLVSVLIFRYLKFKNKELQFLIKEKKTNEEIYLLLIEQAEKINIARENEKTKIAKELHDGVMNKIYGIRMNLGFYNSKIDTETVEKRKDYIAELQNVENEIRMISHELNLNSFFEGNNFNTLLLNLINNQTDISQTKFKYVVDHSIDWKTIQNSYKINLYRIIQEAILNVNRYANAANCEVRIQKAKSNFLKLTIIDDGKGFDIKTSKTGIGINNMKERTDSLKGKFKIKSEIDNGTEITVLFNLDTIAIDTLE, from the coding sequence TTGAAGACTCTTTCCAGAATATTAGTTTGTTTGTTTCTAATTCTTTCTTTTTTTTCATGTAAAAAAAAAGAAAATGTTTTATTTAATAAAATCAACATCGATAATCTATCTGAAAACAAGAAAGAGCAATATTTAGATTCGATTCTAGATCTATTAAAAATAAAAAAGAATGATTCGGTAGTTCGCAATCTCTATCTTAGTATCTCTAACGGATATTATAATCTTAATAAGCTAGAAAAATCTTTACCTCCAAGTTTAAAAGCGCTTGAATTATCTACACAAGCCAATGATAGTACTAGAATGGCAAAAGCATTATACTTTATAGGTGACTCGTATAGAAGTTCCAAAAAAGACAGTGCTTATTATTATTATCTACAAGCAGAAAAAATATATTATAAGTTAACTGATTATGATAATACGGCAAGGATGCTATTTAGTAAAGCCTATGTCTTATTTTTTGATGGAAATTATATCGAATGTGAAGTTGAAATTTCTAAAGCATTAAAGTTTTTAAAAAACTCTAAAGACCTAAGTTTAATTTATTCATGTAATGCATTATTAGGGAATTGTTTAGAAAAATTAGCAAATTATGACAAGGCATTAGTGTACCACCAAATAGCTTTAGATAAATTAGAAATGATGAAACTTAGCAATATAGACAAAAACGTAATAAATAAATATTATGTTGCTTCTACTATTAACATTTGTAATCTATATGATTTAAAAGGAGAATATTCAAAGTCTATACAAAAACTACAAAGTATACTTACAAAAGATTTAGAAGAAAAATCGCCTATAATTTATGCTGCTACGCTTAGTAATCTTGCCTATTCTAAAATGAAGAACGGACAATATGACAATGTCTATCCGATGTTATTAAAAGCAGAAAAAATAGCAGAAAAAATCGGTGATGAATCGGATATTTTATATAAAAAAATTAATATTGGTAAATATTTTCTAACACAAAAAGACACACTTAAAGCAATTGAAATACTTAAAGAAGCAAATAAATTAGCAATAAAAATTAAGAATGGCACCGAAATTTTAACGTCTTCAAAATTACTCTCTGATATAGATAAAAAAAACAGAACTTATTATACCAATAAATATATCAATCTGAGTGACAGTATAAATACAGTACAAAAAAATGCACATAATAAATATGCGAGAATAGAATATGAAACTTCAAGAATTGAGGACGAAAATAAAGTTCTAACAAAAAAAAATCTTTACTTATTAATTGGCTCATTTGTAGTACTCCTTTTATTAGTAAGTGTTTTAATTTTCAGATATTTAAAATTCAAGAACAAGGAATTACAGTTCTTAATAAAAGAGAAAAAAACAAATGAAGAAATCTATTTATTGCTTATTGAACAAGCAGAAAAAATAAATATTGCAAGAGAAAATGAAAAGACTAAAATAGCAAAAGAGTTACATGATGGAGTAATGAATAAAATTTATGGAATTCGAATGAATTTAGGCTTTTATAATAGCAAAATAGATACCGAAACGGTTGAAAAACGTAAAGATTATATTGCCGAATTACAAAATGTAGAAAATGAAATTAGGATGATATCTCATGAATTAAACCTAAATTCTTTTTTTGAAGGAAATAATTTTAATACCTTATTATTGAATCTTATTAATAACCAAACAGATATTAGCCAAACTAAATTTAAATACGTTGTTGATCATTCTATAGATTGGAAAACGATTCAAAATAGCTATAAAATTAATCTATATCGAATAATACAAGAAGCCATTTTAAATGTAAATAGATATGCAAATGCGGCTAATTGCGAGGTTAGAATTCAAAAAGCAAAAAGCAATTTCTTGAAGTTAACTATTATTGACGATGGGAAAGGTTTTGATATTAAAACTTCGAAAACTGGTATTGGAATAAACAACATGAAGGAAAGAACTGATTCTTTAAAAGGTAAATTCAAAATAAAATCTGAAATAGATAATGGGACTGAAATAACGGTACTTTTTAATCTCGATACTATAGCTATAGATACATTAGAATAG
- a CDS encoding response regulator, which produces MNLTVLIIEDHPMTVDSYINLLSDQEFHENLPTFIKSYNCEDAFNKITLHEKLNTPIDFVLLDINMPPYKELNINSGIDLAFLIRKKFINCKIVLLTMRSEPLIVDKIIKEIKPEGFISKSDINFELFPVLCKKILDGEIFRSKTIIESQREVFKKNINWDNHDNQILILISEGIKTAHLPEHIPLSMSAIEKRKASIKDQLLKGKGSDKDLIEKAKQLGLL; this is translated from the coding sequence ATGAATCTTACTGTTTTGATTATTGAAGATCACCCAATGACTGTAGATAGTTATATCAACCTTTTATCAGATCAAGAGTTTCATGAAAATCTGCCTACTTTTATAAAAAGTTACAATTGCGAAGATGCGTTTAATAAAATTACTTTACATGAGAAGCTAAACACGCCCATTGATTTTGTTCTACTCGATATTAATATGCCTCCTTACAAGGAATTAAACATTAATAGCGGTATTGATTTAGCATTTCTTATAAGAAAGAAATTCATTAATTGTAAAATCGTTCTTCTTACCATGAGGAGTGAACCGTTAATAGTGGATAAAATTATAAAAGAAATTAAACCAGAGGGTTTTATATCAAAAAGCGATATCAATTTTGAATTATTCCCTGTATTGTGCAAAAAGATTCTTGACGGGGAAATTTTTAGAAGCAAGACTATAATTGAATCTCAAAGAGAAGTATTTAAGAAAAATATTAATTGGGATAATCATGACAATCAAATCTTAATACTAATTTCTGAGGGTATTAAAACAGCCCATCTTCCAGAGCATATTCCTTTATCTATGAGTGCGATAGAAAAAAGAAAAGCAAGCATAAAAGACCAACTTTTAAAAGGGAAGGGAAGCGATAAAGATTTAATTGAAAAAGCAAAACAATTAGGCCTTCTATAA
- a CDS encoding Ppx/GppA phosphatase family protein, which produces MLNKHTTQILIFTLFSLFFSINSFSQKNVYAGIEIGRRTIKVTVVEVNNIKKADYKIVHYVNEEGFNFAKNITATGELTQEDINKASSIVFNHLSQIRVKFNIKEENIFLVASSVFASARNLDVLKNKISALTNKNLDVINISEETRILVKGAIPPVDYPNALLLDIGAVSTKGGYIEEHGDNKVEFLPLELDFGTMTLTDAVKKTVANQKEASDMAVYQEKSFDYNTVLRKKVKEMLDSNPLLQKKDKIYLSGGAVWAFTTLYFDENTKDHYIPFNLEDIMNYDAVLKNNFNKYSNLSKTVKEAAKVLTIYDQKYLISANNILLTLVEGIPDSDKKKIYFVKEGPITWLISYIADRSKKINTNF; this is translated from the coding sequence ATGCTCAACAAACACACAACACAAATTTTAATTTTTACCCTTTTTAGTTTATTTTTTTCCATTAATTCATTTTCTCAAAAAAACGTTTATGCCGGAATAGAAATCGGTCGCAGAACAATAAAAGTTACCGTAGTAGAGGTAAATAATATTAAGAAAGCCGATTATAAGATTGTTCACTACGTAAATGAAGAAGGATTTAATTTTGCTAAAAACATTACTGCTACAGGCGAACTTACTCAGGAAGATATTAACAAAGCTAGCAGCATCGTTTTTAATCATTTATCACAAATCAGAGTTAAGTTCAATATTAAGGAAGAGAATATCTTTTTAGTCGCTTCTTCAGTTTTTGCATCAGCTCGTAACCTTGATGTCTTAAAAAATAAAATTTCTGCTCTAACCAACAAAAATCTAGATGTTATAAATATAAGTGAAGAAACTAGAATACTAGTTAAGGGAGCTATTCCTCCTGTTGATTATCCTAATGCGTTATTACTTGATATTGGTGCTGTAAGTACAAAAGGTGGATATATCGAAGAGCACGGAGATAATAAAGTAGAGTTTTTGCCTTTAGAGCTTGATTTTGGTACAATGACACTTACTGATGCAGTAAAAAAGACTGTAGCAAATCAAAAAGAAGCAAGTGATATGGCAGTATATCAAGAAAAGTCTTTTGATTATAACACTGTTCTACGTAAGAAGGTAAAAGAAATGCTTGACTCAAATCCTCTTTTGCAAAAGAAAGATAAAATTTACTTATCTGGTGGAGCTGTTTGGGCTTTTACAACTCTTTACTTTGATGAAAATACAAAAGACCATTATATTCCTTTTAATCTAGAAGATATTATGAATTATGATGCTGTATTAAAGAACAACTTCAATAAATATAGCAATCTTTCTAAAACGGTCAAAGAAGCTGCTAAAGTTTTAACTATATACGATCAAAAATATCTAATTTCTGCTAACAATATATTATTGACTCTTGTAGAAGGTATTCCAGATTCAGACAAAAAGAAAATATACTTTGTTAAAGAAGGGCCAATTACTTGGCTAATCTCATACATTGCAGATCGTTCTAAAAAGATTAATACTAATTTTTAA
- a CDS encoding DUF6713 family protein, which produces MIEYLFFYLGLSFITIHEMDAIRCREWRIFPGLSSLNDKLGYLIFVFVHIPLFFFIYWQLTYSQDIEKFITSFDVFMIVHVGLHILFLRHKNNEFKDWISWTIITGAGLCGLIDLII; this is translated from the coding sequence ATGATAGAATATCTTTTCTTTTACTTAGGACTTTCGTTTATCACTATCCACGAAATGGATGCAATACGATGCAGAGAATGGAGAATTTTTCCAGGGCTTTCGTCGCTCAATGACAAGTTAGGATATTTAATATTTGTTTTTGTACATATTCCATTGTTCTTTTTTATTTATTGGCAACTAACATATAGTCAAGATATAGAAAAGTTTATTACAAGTTTTGATGTCTTTATGATTGTACATGTAGGACTTCATATTCTTTTTTTAAGACATAAAAACAATGAGTTCAAAGATTGGATTTCTTGGACAATAATAACTGGAGCAGGTTTATGTGGATTAATTGATTTAATAATCTAG
- a CDS encoding helix-turn-helix domain-containing protein, translated as MFRYICRMARENIHQSLEVYYEKVDECPLRDRLFNFFELVYVISGTGNHTVTGNTFPYLVGDLFLITPNDSHEFDIKSTSEFMVIHFSESYIREYQWKSIDHIECLLYHASHLSGSVLVNGDDKQMIALLMQNLQQATAHHTMYNEDLIRHLVNAIIVIAARNIAVIKPLHLSPNTDIRILQILDYIQEYIRQPEFLKVAVMAEKFGLSPTYLGSYFRKQCNESIQEYISAYRIRLIEHRLRFSDKRVHEIADEFGFADESHINKFFKRHKELSLKAYRVGLNS; from the coding sequence TTGTTTAGGTATATTTGCCGTATGGCAAGAGAAAATATCCATCAATCCCTTGAAGTGTACTACGAGAAAGTAGACGAATGTCCTTTACGTGACAGACTGTTCAATTTTTTTGAATTGGTTTATGTCATATCAGGAACTGGAAATCATACAGTCACTGGCAATACGTTTCCTTACCTTGTAGGAGATCTATTTTTAATAACGCCTAATGACTCACATGAATTTGACATAAAAAGCACTAGTGAGTTTATGGTAATTCACTTTAGCGAAAGCTATATCAGAGAATATCAATGGAAGAGTATCGATCATATTGAATGTCTTTTGTATCACGCCTCTCATTTATCAGGTTCAGTGCTTGTCAATGGTGATGATAAGCAAATGATCGCTTTACTGATGCAAAATCTACAGCAGGCAACTGCGCATCATACTATGTACAACGAAGATCTAATAAGACATTTGGTAAATGCTATTATTGTAATTGCCGCGAGAAACATTGCAGTAATAAAACCTCTTCACCTATCTCCAAATACAGATATTAGAATATTACAAATCTTAGATTACATTCAAGAGTATATACGACAACCAGAATTTCTAAAAGTTGCTGTAATGGCAGAAAAATTTGGTTTATCACCTACTTACCTCGGGAGTTATTTCCGCAAACAATGCAATGAATCAATACAAGAATATATCTCTGCTTATCGGATTCGATTAATAGAGCATAGACTACGTTTTAGTGACAAGAGAGTACATGAAATAGCAGATGAATTTGGATTTGCTGATGAAAGCCATATCAATAAATTTTTCAAACGCCACAAAGAACTCAGTCTTAAAGCCTATAGAGTTGGATTGAATTCTTAA
- a CDS encoding alpha/beta hydrolase: MKTIGGTVDKFLNNFGMENIMEKIDKDLLKAILESPFNQIDYENLLENDPVKIRKEEMLVALKEEPLVIPEQVHVEDIEIPSSDLSRKIRLRTYKPKGKQNLPVLLYFHGGAFIYGTPEQYDFIFFRLVQDMELLIVSVDYRLAPEHPFPAAIEDGYDALLWLSKHVNQIGGNNNTILIGGSSAGGTIAASITHLARDKKEVAIRHQYLLYPPMSSLLETSSMNELANAPMQTKNAAKWMWKHYLQDNITEPPKYAVPLLEENCSNLPNATIIVCELDPLKDEAKMYGQKLKDAGIAVNLVEIKGAVHAFDFFPSLASDTFYNQQIKLLKQILN, from the coding sequence ATGAAGACCATTGGTGGTACAGTAGACAAATTCTTAAACAATTTCGGTATGGAAAATATTATGGAAAAGATTGATAAGGATCTTTTGAAAGCTATTTTGGAGAGCCCTTTTAACCAAATAGATTATGAAAATTTATTGGAGAATGATCCTGTAAAAATTAGAAAGGAAGAAATGTTAGTAGCATTAAAAGAAGAACCACTTGTTATTCCTGAGCAAGTTCATGTAGAGGATATTGAGATTCCTTCTTCTGATTTATCAAGAAAAATTAGATTGCGAACATACAAGCCAAAAGGAAAACAAAATTTACCTGTATTGCTGTATTTTCACGGAGGCGCTTTTATATATGGTACACCCGAACAATACGATTTTATATTCTTTCGGTTAGTTCAGGATATGGAGCTATTAATTGTTTCTGTTGATTATCGTTTGGCACCAGAACATCCTTTCCCTGCAGCTATTGAAGATGGATACGATGCCTTATTGTGGCTATCAAAACATGTTAATCAAATAGGGGGAAATAACAATACTATTTTGATAGGAGGGAGTAGTGCCGGAGGAACAATTGCTGCATCGATTACACATTTGGCTAGAGATAAAAAAGAAGTAGCAATAAGACATCAGTATTTATTATATCCTCCTATGAGTTCTCTTTTAGAGACATCTTCTATGAATGAATTAGCAAATGCTCCTATGCAAACTAAAAATGCAGCTAAATGGATGTGGAAGCATTATTTACAGGATAATATAACAGAACCACCAAAATATGCGGTTCCCTTATTAGAAGAAAATTGCAGTAATTTACCCAATGCAACTATTATAGTGTGTGAGTTAGATCCGTTGAAAGATGAAGCAAAAATGTATGGCCAAAAATTGAAAGATGCTGGTATTGCTGTTAATCTAGTAGAAATAAAAGGTGCTGTTCATGCTTTTGATTTCTTTCCAAGCTTAGCTTCAGATACATTTTACAACCAGCAAATTAAATTATTAAAACAAATTTTAAATTAA
- a CDS encoding NAD(P)H-dependent oxidoreductase, which yields MQKIVVINGHPDENSFNCVIAHSYMKSALEVGSEVRYVAIGELDFNPNLQFGYKQRMELEPDLVKALDDIKWASHQVWIHPLWWLGMPAIMKGFFDRAFLPGITFKSNKGYKSEGLLNNKTGRIITTAGDLSETDYESIYKSSGLVQLKNGILEYCGVSSIQTNFIGPIYELDESDINEWIEKIEDFARIDSVTEQF from the coding sequence ATGCAAAAGATAGTTGTCATTAACGGTCATCCAGATGAAAATAGTTTTAACTGTGTTATCGCACATTCTTATATGAAATCAGCATTAGAAGTTGGTTCAGAAGTACGGTATGTCGCTATTGGAGAGTTAGATTTCAATCCTAATTTACAGTTTGGATACAAGCAAAGAATGGAATTAGAACCCGATTTAGTAAAAGCATTAGATGATATCAAATGGGCTTCACATCAGGTTTGGATACATCCTTTATGGTGGCTTGGAATGCCAGCAATTATGAAAGGTTTTTTTGATAGGGCATTTCTTCCAGGAATTACTTTTAAAAGTAACAAAGGATATAAGAGTGAAGGGCTATTAAATAACAAAACGGGAAGGATTATTACAACAGCCGGTGATTTATCAGAAACTGATTATGAGTCTATATATAAATCAAGTGGACTCGTTCAGTTAAAAAATGGCATTCTGGAATATTGTGGAGTTTCATCTATTCAGACTAATTTTATTGGGCCTATTTATGAACTGGACGAAAGTGATATAAATGAGTGGATAGAAAAAATAGAGGATTTTGCTAGGATAGATTCAGTAACAGAACAATTTTAG
- a CDS encoding RagB/SusD family nutrient uptake outer membrane protein produces the protein MKKIFIPIVALTLLLTSCNEDYLDPTKPSEEMVFKSRGGVIGAANGLQLLWTVDRLSPVYNTIAGNGLTTKELRLLNAGNVDEGELSVGGGILSTKNLVVNNLWSQCLIIKSESQKVIDHVDILTSETERVSVLVHASVFKALALNTIVQYFQSVPLKTEKSATFNSRAEVLNEVIKILKTTEPLLDKATGFTDLTGGINYKNTVNALFARTYLMMGDYDNAIKYAGLVDLASKSVFTYDQISTNPIAYISITTNNVFQPVDLTLGLPTDLAPTSSDGRLNFYIKPGSNPTTATGFFDSNTKSIPVYLPGEMMLILAESYARKDNLPQAIIELNKVLTKTAPNDAYGIGANLTPYSGAATKTSILTEIYRNRCIEMYMSSLKLEDSRRFDRPAAGTTSAERNRNWYPYPDSERNNNPNTPADPEI, from the coding sequence ATGAAAAAAATATTCATCCCAATAGTAGCCCTAACGCTACTTTTAACAAGCTGCAACGAAGATTATTTAGACCCAACCAAACCATCTGAAGAAATGGTATTTAAAAGCAGAGGTGGTGTCATTGGAGCTGCAAATGGATTACAACTACTTTGGACTGTTGACAGATTGAGTCCTGTTTACAATACTATTGCAGGTAATGGACTTACTACAAAAGAACTACGATTACTAAATGCTGGAAATGTTGACGAAGGCGAACTTTCTGTTGGTGGTGGAATACTCTCAACTAAAAATTTGGTAGTAAATAATCTATGGTCACAATGTCTTATAATTAAATCTGAATCTCAAAAAGTAATAGACCACGTTGATATTTTAACTTCAGAAACTGAAAGAGTAAGTGTTTTGGTACATGCCTCAGTTTTTAAAGCATTAGCTCTTAATACTATTGTACAATACTTTCAAAGTGTGCCGCTAAAAACAGAGAAAAGTGCCACTTTCAATTCTAGAGCAGAAGTTTTAAATGAAGTCATTAAAATCTTAAAAACAACAGAGCCTTTACTAGACAAAGCAACTGGTTTTACAGATTTAACAGGTGGTATAAATTATAAAAATACTGTCAATGCACTTTTTGCAAGAACCTATTTAATGATGGGTGACTATGACAACGCTATTAAATACGCTGGTTTGGTTGATCTAGCTTCTAAGTCGGTATTTACCTACGATCAAATTAGTACTAATCCAATTGCTTATATTTCAATAACGACTAATAATGTGTTTCAGCCTGTAGATTTAACGCTGGGCTTACCAACAGATTTAGCTCCTACAAGTTCTGATGGGAGATTAAATTTTTATATAAAACCAGGTTCAAACCCTACAACGGCAACTGGCTTTTTTGATTCTAATACCAAATCAATACCTGTTTACTTGCCTGGTGAAATGATGCTAATTTTAGCCGAATCATATGCTCGAAAAGATAATTTGCCACAAGCAATTATAGAATTAAATAAAGTTTTGACTAAAACAGCACCTAATGATGCTTATGGAATTGGTGCTAATTTAACTCCCTACTCTGGAGCTGCTACCAAGACAAGTATTTTAACCGAGATTTACAGAAACCGTTGTATCGAAATGTATATGTCAAGTTTAAAGTTGGAAGACAGCAGAAGATTTGACCGCCCTGCCGCCGGAACTACTAGTGCCGAAAGAAACCGTAACTGGTACCCTTATCCTGATTCTGAAAGAAATAATAACCCTAATACTCCAGCTGATCCTGAGATATAG